A DNA window from Hordeum vulgare subsp. vulgare chromosome 1H, MorexV3_pseudomolecules_assembly, whole genome shotgun sequence contains the following coding sequences:
- the LOC123395094 gene encoding beta-galactosidase 1-like, which translates to MANKQNVGVPWIMCQQDQDVPPNINTCNGFYCHDWFPKRTDIPKIWTENWTGWFKAWDKPDFHRSAEDIAFSVAMFFQTRGSLQNYYMYHGGTNFGRTSGGPYITTSYDYDAPLDEYGNIRQPKYGHLKDLHNVLKSMEKILLHGDYKDTTMGNTNVMVTKYTLDNSSACFISNKFDDKEVNVTLDDGATHVVPAWSVSILPDCKTVAYNSAKIKTQTSVMVKRPGVETVTDGLAWSWMPENLHPFMTDEKGNFRKNELLEQIATSGDQSDYLWYRTSLEHKGESNYKLHVNTTGHELYAFVNGKLVGRHYAPNGGFVFQMETPVKLHSGKNYISLLSATIGLKNYGALFEMMPAGIVGGPVKLVDTVTNTTAYDLSNSSWSYKAGLAGEYRETHLDKAKDRSQWRGGTIPVHRPFTWYKATFEAPIGEEPVVADLLGLGKGVVWVNGNNLGRYWPSYVAADMDGCRRCDYRGTFMADGDGQKCLTGCNEPSQRFYHVPRSFLKAGEPNTMVLFEEAGGDPTRVSFHTVAVGAACAEAAEVGDEVALACSHGRTISSVDVASLGVTRGKCGAYQGGCESKAALAAFTAACVGKESCTVRHTEDFRAGSGCDSGVLTVQATC; encoded by the exons ATGGCCAACAAGCAGAACGTAGGCGTGCCGTGGATCATGTGCCAGCAGGACCAAGACGTCCCACCCAAC ATCAACACCTGCAACGGCTTCTACTGCCACGACTGGTTCCCCAAGAGGACCGACATCCCCAAGATCTGGACTGAGAACTGGACTGGCTG GTTCAAAGCCTGGGACAAGCCTGATTTCCACCGGTCCGCCGAAGACATCGCCTTCTCTGTTGCCATGTTCTTCCAGACGCGAGGATCGCTCCAGAACTACTACATG TACCATGGTGGCACCAACTTTGGCCGCACGTCGGGTGGCCCATACATCACAACCAGCTATGACTACGATGCCCCTCTCGATGAGTACG GTAACATCAGGCAGCCAAAATACGGGCACCTCAAGGACCTCCACAATGTCCTCAAGTCCATGGAGAAGATCCTACTCCATGGGGACTACAAGGACACCACCATGGGCAACACCAACGTCATG GTTACCAAGTACACGCTGGACAACTCCTCTGCCTGCTTCATCAGCAACAAGTTCGACGACAAGGAGGTCAATGTGACCCTCGACGACGGCGCAACCCATGTCGTGCCCGCATGGTCCGTGAGCATCCTGCCGGACTGCAAGACCGTCGCGTACAACAGCGCCAAGATCAAGACACAGACGTCGGTGATGGTGAAGAGGCCGGGGGTGGAAACCGTGACGGATGGCCTTGCTTGGTCGTGGATGCCCGAGAACCTCCATCCTTTCATGACGGACGAGAAGGGTAACTTCAGGAAGAACGAGCTGCTCGAGCAGATCGCGACGTCGGGCGACCAGAGCGACTACCTATGGTACAGGACAAG CTTGGAGCACAAGGGGGAATCGAACTACAAGTTGCACGTGAACACGACTGGCCATGAGCTCTACGCTTTCGTCAATGGCAAGCTTGTTG GGAGGCACTACGCTCCTAATGGCGGATTCGTCTTCCAAATGGAGACACCGGTGAAGCTCCACTCTGGCAAGAACTACATCTCCCTCCTCAGCGCCACCATCGGGCTCAAGAACTATGGTGCTCTGTTCGAGATGATGCCCGCCGGCATCGTGGGAGGGCCGGTGAAGCTCGTCGACACCGTCACCAACACCACCGCCTACGACCTCTCCAACAGCTCCTGGTCCTACAAGGCCGGCCTCGCCGGCGAGTACAGGGAGACCCACCTCGACAAGGCCAAGGACCGCAGCCAATGGAGAGGCGGCACCATCCCGGTGCACCGCCCCTTCACCTGGTACAAGGCGACCTTTGAGGCCCCCATCGGTGAGGAGCCCGTGGTGGCGGACCTGCTGGGGCTCGGCAAGGGCGTGGTGTGGGTCAACGGCAACAACCTGGGCCGCTACTGGCCGTCATACGTCGCCGCGGACATGGACGGCTGCCGGCGGTGCGACTACCGCGGCACATTCATGGCGGATGGCGACGGGCAGAAGTGCCTCACTGGCTGCAACGAGCCGTCCCAGAGGTTCTACCATGTGCCACGGTCGTTCCTCAAGGCCGGCGAGCCCAACACGATGGTGCTGTTCGAGGAGGCCGGCGGCGACCCGACGAGGGTGAGCTTCCACACCGTCGCTGTCGGGGCGGCGTGCGCGGAGGCCGCCGAGGTCGGCGACGAGGTGGCGCTGGCGTGCAGCCATGGCAGGACCATCTCCAGCGTGGACGTGGCCAGCCTCGGCGTCACGCGCGGCAAGTGCGGCGCGTACCAGGGCGGCTGCGAGTCCAAGGCGGCGCTGGCGGCGTTCACGGCAGCGTGCGTCGGCAAGGAGTCGTGCACGGTGCGGCACACGGAGGACTTCCGCGCCGGGTCCGGGTGTGACTCCGGCGTGCTCACCGTGCAGGCAACCTGCTGA